The Diaminobutyricimonas aerilata nucleotide sequence TGGGTGCAGCACCGTTCCCCGCGCTGGGAGCCGGAGCCGTTCCGTTTCGCCGGCGCGAACGCGGGACTCCTCGCGATGACCGCCGCCGACGCCGAGGAGCGACTGACGCGTCGCCCGTCGCTCGCCGCACGGCTCATGGGTCCGCTCGTCGGGCACTGACCCGGCCGGTCCCTGAGCCTGTCGAAGGGCCCGTCCTGAGCCTGTCGAAGGGCCCGTCCTGAGCCTGTCGAAGGGTCGCCAGGTTAAATCTTCGTGACACGTCAACGAAATGGGGAATGAATCGTCGCTCCATGCGATTGCATGGAGTCATGAGCATCACGACAGACATCCACCCGCAGTACATCGTCGGCACCTGGCGCCTCGACCCGACCCACTCCGAGATCACCTTCTCGGTGCGTCACCTCGCCATCAGCAAGGTGCGGGGCACGTTCGAATCGTTCGATGCGACGATCGTCACGGCGGAGAACCCGGCCGACTCGACCATCGAGGCCACCATCGACGTCGGGTCGATCAACACGAAGCAGAAGGACCGCGACGCCCACCTCCGCACGAGCGACTTCTTCCTCGTCGACGAGCACCCCACGGCGACCTTCCGCTCGACCTCCATCTCGGGCACGCCCGACGACTTCCAGGTCACCGGCGATCTGACGCTGCGCGGCGTGACCAAGTCGGTCGTGCTGACCGGAGAGTTCGGCGGGATCGTCACCGACGGCTACGGACAGACCAAGGCCGGCGCCACCGCCCGCACCAAGATCAACCGCCACGACTTCGGCGTCAGCTGGAACGCCGCGCTCGAGGCCGGCGGCTTCACCCTGGGTGACGACGTCACCATCGACTTCGACCTCCAGGTCGTGCTCCAGAAGTAGCGGTCCCGCAGGTGTCGGAGGGGTCGCGTCATGCGGCCCCTCCTTTCTTTCGCCCGGACGACCACTGAGCTAAGCTCGTGAGGTCCGCGCCCCCGATCGGAGCACCTCGTGATGATGTCGATACGCAAGCGCATCGCGCCGCCGGTTCCCGGCCGCGCGACAGCGCGCTAGTCGTCCCCCGCTAGCCCCGCGCGCCCCCGGGACCCGGCCCACTCCCCCAGTGGCCGGGCCAGCTCTGCTGTGCCCTCGTTCCGGAAGGCAGCGCATGTCGCGCACCCCGTCGAACCGAGCGCGGTTCTCACAGAATTTCCTGCACTCCCCCGAGGCGATCGAGCGCATCGTCTCCGTCGCACGGCCGCGCGGGCTCGTGCTCGAACCGGGTGGGGGCGGAGGAGCGCTGACCCGTGCCCTC carries:
- a CDS encoding YceI family protein, translated to MSITTDIHPQYIVGTWRLDPTHSEITFSVRHLAISKVRGTFESFDATIVTAENPADSTIEATIDVGSINTKQKDRDAHLRTSDFFLVDEHPTATFRSTSISGTPDDFQVTGDLTLRGVTKSVVLTGEFGGIVTDGYGQTKAGATARTKINRHDFGVSWNAALEAGGFTLGDDVTIDFDLQVVLQK